One region of Candidatus Electrothrix rattekaaiensis genomic DNA includes:
- the mltG gene encoding endolytic transglycosylase MltG, whose translation MRSSCSFFCIFILVTALSAGGWFASYVLVPSLGGEEQIIYVPKGAGVRRIQGLLAQKGIIADDIRFLALARIFHVIDHPPRLRAGEFKVPLGLTPLEVIRFLDTAQPVRHQVTVPEGKRMSEVATIFAEGNWVDPATFLQLCQDAALLKELGIQASSLEGYLFPDTYTLVRGEVDERKLIKSMVQRFFAVWKEVAAQGVTEQAGQGEKYNQYQLLTLASIVEKETGSAGERDVIAGVFYNRLKKGMPLQSDPTTIYGIKNFNGNLTKADLRRWTPYNTYAIPALPVGPICNPGAAAIKAVLAPAKVPYLYFVSRNDGSHYFSKTLKEHNRAVYKFQKLRRNR comes from the coding sequence ATGCGCTCATCCTGTTCTTTTTTCTGCATTTTTATCCTTGTCACCGCTCTGTCAGCAGGGGGCTGGTTTGCCTCTTATGTCCTTGTCCCTTCTTTGGGAGGAGAGGAGCAAATCATTTATGTCCCCAAAGGAGCAGGTGTTCGTCGGATACAGGGACTCCTTGCCCAGAAGGGTATCATTGCAGATGATATTCGTTTTCTGGCACTGGCCCGGATTTTTCATGTCATTGATCATCCGCCCCGCCTGCGAGCTGGTGAGTTCAAAGTTCCGCTGGGATTGACCCCGTTGGAGGTGATTCGTTTCTTGGATACTGCCCAGCCAGTTCGGCATCAAGTAACGGTACCGGAAGGAAAAAGGATGTCAGAGGTTGCCACCATCTTTGCTGAGGGAAATTGGGTAGATCCGGCTACCTTTCTTCAGCTTTGCCAGGATGCTGCTTTGCTCAAAGAGCTGGGCATTCAGGCGAGCTCTTTAGAAGGATATCTCTTTCCAGATACCTACACCCTGGTTCGAGGGGAGGTTGATGAACGAAAGCTTATCAAGAGCATGGTGCAACGGTTTTTTGCTGTTTGGAAGGAGGTCGCTGCCCAAGGGGTTACGGAACAAGCAGGGCAGGGGGAGAAGTATAATCAGTATCAGCTGTTGACCTTGGCTTCTATTGTGGAAAAGGAAACCGGCTCAGCCGGGGAACGGGATGTCATTGCCGGGGTGTTTTATAATCGCCTCAAGAAGGGGATGCCTCTTCAGTCTGACCCCACGACCATCTACGGCATTAAGAATTTCAACGGTAATTTGACCAAGGCGGATCTCCGGCGTTGGACGCCCTACAATACCTATGCGATTCCAGCCCTGCCAGTCGGTCCTATCTGTAATCCCGGAGCAGCAGCTATCAAGGCGGTGCTGGCCCCTGCCAAGGTGCCCTATCTCTATTTTGTCTCCCGCAATGACGGCAGTCATTATTTTTCAAAAACTTTGAAAGAGCATAACCGGGCTGTGTACAAGTTTCAGAAGTTACGGCGGAATAGGTAA
- a CDS encoding tail fiber domain-containing protein → MADEKEKRAILKENFSANKIPTEAHFHELIDEIALRSNGLEKLKDKPLQVAAGTTQHKVISLHEKLEDKGWSLSLNNGDEPGLNIEDKDGESRLFIDEEKAVHIDGNLYVTGLAYSNNGDLLTSDRRLKDDTPLDDALGLLLKLRGVKYKWKKECQDKYEDDFDNKEHVGFIAQEIEELATEEEIFLGWSSDKGKSYEVNSEEFKSYIVHATPAAFQALTVESIRELNTKIESPDKNELHVANRLRVDGAIQPSVGNSAANGIMFSDASWIRCQKSETNSILEIGTPDNLSNHIIFKVGGNIGIDTEKPKAKLHIKTTSDVSLGKEEGGALILGDSKGEHLAMDNNEIMAKKDATTAGTLYLQNNGGDVSIGGTIKGTVEVSSPWGNWLFLKQERATEGGGGFVIHNPWRDGDSSARNGISIAYKDQQGTVNWGNGINFNGPTGKFTIGTDLTVKGVIRPSAGKSEANGIMFPKNPGGGGSDAAWIRYYPRSGENTILEIGTSNDRADHIVFNASGNIGIGTSEPKAKLHIKTSSDVVPDKEGGGALILGNSSGRHMALDDNEIMAKSNGKTPGKLHLQMQGGDTFIGGDLEVKGAAKIANWAEQSLNTNGYARVGSLLIQWGTHKKNEDKRYDIKFPKAFSKKCFSVVTNRQVASAGSPMYAINITKDKFNIDREDGIHGPQTINWIAVGV, encoded by the coding sequence ATGGCGGACGAAAAAGAAAAACGTGCCATCCTGAAAGAGAATTTTTCAGCGAACAAGATTCCTACGGAAGCCCACTTTCATGAACTGATTGATGAAATTGCTCTTCGTAGTAATGGGTTGGAAAAATTAAAAGATAAACCTTTACAGGTTGCAGCAGGAACAACGCAACACAAGGTGATAAGTCTGCATGAAAAACTTGAGGATAAAGGATGGTCTTTGAGCTTGAATAATGGTGACGAGCCAGGGCTAAATATTGAAGATAAGGATGGAGAAAGTCGGCTGTTTATTGATGAAGAAAAGGCTGTTCATATTGATGGAAACCTTTATGTGACAGGCCTAGCCTATAGCAACAATGGAGATCTACTGACTTCAGATAGGAGATTGAAAGATGACACTCCTCTGGATGATGCTCTGGGATTGCTTCTTAAATTAAGAGGAGTCAAGTACAAGTGGAAGAAGGAATGTCAGGATAAATATGAAGATGACTTCGACAACAAAGAGCATGTCGGATTCATTGCTCAAGAAATCGAAGAACTTGCAACAGAAGAGGAAATATTTCTAGGCTGGTCTTCCGATAAAGGCAAATCGTATGAAGTTAATTCGGAAGAATTTAAATCATACATTGTCCACGCTACTCCGGCTGCATTTCAAGCCTTAACCGTCGAATCAATTCGAGAGCTGAATACCAAGATAGAGTCACCTGACAAAAATGAACTCCATGTTGCGAACAGGCTGCGTGTGGACGGCGCCATTCAACCCTCAGTCGGAAACTCTGCTGCAAACGGGATAATGTTTTCTGATGCTTCATGGATACGTTGCCAAAAAAGTGAGACGAATAGCATTTTGGAAATAGGAACACCTGATAATCTATCGAATCATATTATATTTAAGGTCGGCGGTAATATCGGAATTGATACGGAGAAACCAAAAGCGAAATTGCACATCAAGACAACAAGCGATGTGTCCCTTGGTAAGGAAGAAGGAGGAGCCTTAATACTTGGTGATTCCAAGGGAGAACACCTCGCCATGGATAACAATGAAATCATGGCGAAAAAAGACGCAACAACTGCCGGTACACTTTATTTGCAAAATAATGGCGGTGATGTTTCCATAGGAGGAACTATTAAAGGTACCGTAGAAGTTTCAAGCCCTTGGGGAAATTGGTTGTTTCTGAAGCAGGAACGGGCCACGGAAGGGGGCGGGGGATTTGTGATACATAACCCTTGGAGAGATGGCGACTCGTCAGCAAGAAATGGGATTTCAATTGCATATAAAGACCAACAAGGAACAGTGAATTGGGGCAATGGAATTAACTTTAATGGCCCTACCGGTAAGTTTACTATAGGAACTGACTTAACGGTTAAAGGAGTAATTCGACCCTCTGCCGGTAAATCTGAAGCAAATGGAATTATGTTTCCTAAAAATCCGGGAGGCGGAGGGAGTGATGCGGCATGGATTCGTTATTATCCGAGAAGTGGAGAAAATACAATTTTAGAAATCGGAACATCCAACGATCGGGCCGACCATATTGTGTTCAATGCCAGCGGAAATATCGGAATCGGCACGAGTGAACCGAAAGCAAAATTACATATCAAAACCTCAAGCGATGTTGTACCAGATAAAGAAGGGGGAGGTGCGTTAATACTCGGGAATTCATCCGGCAGACATATGGCTTTGGATGACAATGAAATAATGGCAAAAAGTAACGGAAAAACTCCAGGAAAACTCCATCTGCAAATGCAGGGGGGAGACACCTTTATAGGTGGTGATCTTGAAGTGAAAGGGGCGGCAAAAATAGCCAACTGGGCAGAGCAAAGCTTAAATACCAATGGCTATGCCAGAGTCGGCAGCCTACTCATTCAATGGGGAACGCACAAAAAGAACGAAGATAAAAGATACGACATCAAATTCCCTAAAGCATTCTCAAAAAAATGCTTCAGTGTAGTGACAAATCGACAAGTAGCTAGTGCAGGCTCTCCAATGTATGCAATAAACATTACTAAGGATAAATTCAATATTGACAGAGAAGACGGTATACATGGACCTCAAACTATAAATTGGATAGCTGTAGGTGTCTGA
- a CDS encoding contractile injection system tape measure protein, with amino-acid sequence MHHTILQQYLHVELNGSESDGIALQRRLPALCRDWVLPALERTLDRYAPEQGSLYIERLEIDAGAISLERLEHDLAESVAQALEKALQEQAPTDTAAAGEHDSGRIQYKTTRHSVAEAFVFFLKTGQLPWSFRLPEDRSLEQVILESWQETEQSSNIQGAEQVRQVLASASARKRLTRQFTPTLLKTLLARLAPAGAETAAMEEILAVLDSDKILSAERRQVGRLLWESVFAKVVAKKPVTAKAIIHDVLPTASMEYSAVAEKLARHWPSDTESSPSFSPPDAEYHRDGKQGDIKTPDTESRTRSETEPPVAAQERPGKNLEPSDSPEPVRHPSPRQEGPVVEEGSAAKPPVDTDNSLIRPERDGVAQEEPSEAVQLPASSSSSGHSPEQHWPATEEGATEKSTPDTEVALVQDSRDTAQERSAEAFSPSPTVSPGQVSAEQNLADSVGEGIYINNAGLVLLHPFLPQFFGALGIAEEEQLLGPERALCLLHFLATGQDIAPEYELMLAKILCNVPLDMPVEADVALTDKELEEAGALLKAVIDHWEALRNTSPDGLRGTFLLRPGKISLRSEDLLLQVEPQTWDILLEQLPWGISMIRLPWMDRMLWVEWT; translated from the coding sequence ATGCATCACACCATCCTCCAACAATACCTGCACGTAGAACTCAACGGCAGCGAATCCGACGGCATTGCCCTACAACGCAGGCTGCCCGCCCTCTGCCGGGACTGGGTTCTGCCCGCCCTTGAGCGGACATTAGACCGATACGCCCCGGAACAAGGGAGTCTGTATATTGAACGGCTGGAAATAGATGCCGGGGCCATATCCCTTGAACGCTTGGAGCATGATCTGGCCGAATCAGTGGCCCAGGCCCTAGAAAAAGCCCTGCAAGAGCAAGCCCCTACGGATACGGCAGCAGCCGGAGAGCATGATTCCGGCAGGATACAATACAAAACAACCCGGCATTCCGTGGCGGAAGCCTTTGTCTTTTTCCTGAAAACCGGACAACTCCCTTGGTCCTTCCGCCTGCCTGAAGACCGTAGCTTGGAGCAAGTGATTCTGGAGAGCTGGCAGGAGACGGAGCAGAGCAGCAACATTCAGGGCGCAGAGCAGGTGCGGCAGGTACTGGCTTCAGCGTCAGCGAGAAAACGGCTGACCCGGCAGTTCACACCAACCCTGCTCAAAACACTCCTTGCCCGGCTTGCACCGGCAGGGGCAGAAACAGCGGCAATGGAAGAAATACTTGCGGTGCTGGACAGCGACAAGATACTGTCCGCAGAGCGCAGGCAGGTTGGGCGGCTACTCTGGGAAAGTGTATTTGCCAAGGTTGTTGCCAAGAAGCCTGTAACGGCAAAGGCCATTATCCATGATGTTCTACCAACCGCCTCAATGGAATATTCGGCAGTAGCCGAGAAACTGGCGCGTCATTGGCCATCCGATACAGAAAGCAGCCCTTCTTTTTCGCCACCAGACGCGGAATACCACCGTGATGGGAAGCAGGGCGATATAAAAACTCCTGATACGGAGAGCCGTACCCGATCTGAGACGGAACCGCCTGTCGCTGCTCAGGAAAGGCCCGGAAAAAACTTGGAGCCTTCCGATTCTCCTGAGCCTGTCAGGCATCCGTCTCCACGACAGGAAGGGCCTGTTGTAGAAGAAGGGTCGGCAGCAAAACCACCCGTCGATACAGACAATTCTCTGATTAGGCCGGAGCGGGATGGCGTTGCCCAGGAAGAACCTAGTGAGGCTGTGCAATTGCCTGCCTCCTCTTCGTCTTCCGGGCATTCACCTGAACAGCACTGGCCTGCTACGGAGGAAGGAGCAACAGAGAAATCAACCCCGGATACAGAGGTCGCGCTCGTTCAGGACAGCAGAGATACAGCTCAGGAACGGTCTGCCGAGGCTTTTTCGCCCTCCCCAACTGTTTCTCCCGGACAGGTTTCAGCAGAGCAAAATCTGGCTGATAGTGTTGGGGAAGGAATCTACATCAATAATGCCGGACTGGTGTTGCTCCATCCTTTTCTGCCGCAATTCTTCGGGGCCTTGGGCATTGCCGAAGAAGAGCAACTCCTCGGACCGGAACGGGCCCTATGCCTGCTCCATTTTCTCGCCACTGGTCAGGATATCGCCCCGGAATACGAGCTGATGCTGGCCAAGATTCTCTGCAATGTCCCCTTGGACATGCCGGTGGAGGCGGACGTGGCGCTGACTGACAAAGAGCTGGAGGAGGCTGGGGCTTTGCTTAAGGCGGTTATTGACCATTGGGAGGCCCTGCGTAACACCTCGCCCGATGGTCTGCGCGGTACCTTTCTGCTTCGACCCGGCAAAATTTCCCTGCGTAGCGAGGATCTGCTCCTGCAAGTGGAGCCGCAGACCTGGGATATCCTGCTGGAGCAGTTGCCTTGGGGTATCTCTATGATCAGGCTGCCGTGGATGGACAGGATGTTATGGGTGGAATGGACATAG
- a CDS encoding ATP-binding protein: protein MLARNDYLHQLEKAVRRSPVTSLLGPRQCGKTTLARFFSKNRQSRFFDLESRPDQQRLQNPEMVLGNLTGLVVLDEIQIQPDLFSVLRVLVDRPDSKARFLILGSASPQIIKHASETLAGRAEFIELAGFDLTETGPESMDQLWVRGGFPRSYLAENNEDSEAWRQGFIRSFLERDIPQLGINVPATAMRRFWTMLAHFHGQTWNGSELGRSLGVSDKTVRSYLDILTGTFMVRQLQPWHENIKKRQVKSPKVYFRDSGLLHSLLSIPDSHALFGHPRCGASWEGFALEQILRIIRPEDAYFWATHSGAELDLFFLRHGKRFGVEFKLNEAPRITKSMHVALEDLKLDHLWVVYPGKESYPVHERITVAALASVEQEFRSVLPGS from the coding sequence ATGCTTGCACGAAACGATTATCTGCATCAGCTCGAAAAAGCTGTGCGCCGTTCACCGGTGACCTCACTCCTTGGTCCCAGACAATGCGGTAAGACCACCCTTGCCCGTTTTTTCTCCAAAAACAGACAAAGCCGTTTTTTTGATTTGGAATCGCGACCGGATCAGCAACGGCTGCAGAATCCTGAAATGGTTCTCGGTAACCTTACCGGCCTAGTTGTATTGGATGAAATCCAGATACAGCCCGACCTGTTCAGTGTTTTACGGGTGCTTGTTGATCGACCGGACAGCAAGGCCCGTTTTCTCATTCTGGGTAGTGCTTCGCCGCAGATCATCAAACATGCCTCTGAAACCCTTGCCGGTCGTGCCGAGTTTATTGAGCTTGCAGGCTTCGACCTCACGGAGACCGGGCCGGAATCAATGGATCAACTCTGGGTGCGCGGCGGTTTTCCCCGATCCTATCTGGCGGAAAACAACGAGGACAGCGAAGCATGGCGCCAAGGGTTTATCCGTTCTTTCCTGGAACGGGATATCCCCCAACTGGGCATCAATGTGCCTGCTACGGCCATGCGCCGTTTCTGGACTATGTTGGCCCATTTCCACGGGCAGACCTGGAACGGTTCCGAGCTGGGACGTTCTCTGGGCGTTTCCGACAAAACAGTGCGCTCATACCTTGATATTCTGACCGGCACTTTTATGGTCCGCCAACTGCAACCCTGGCATGAAAATATAAAAAAACGGCAGGTCAAATCGCCGAAAGTGTATTTTCGTGACTCCGGGCTGCTGCATTCACTGCTCTCTATCCCGGACAGCCACGCTCTGTTCGGTCATCCCCGCTGCGGAGCATCCTGGGAGGGATTCGCCCTGGAGCAGATCCTGCGTATTATCCGTCCTGAAGATGCCTATTTCTGGGCAACGCACAGCGGTGCCGAACTGGACCTGTTTTTTCTGCGCCACGGAAAACGATTCGGGGTTGAATTCAAACTGAACGAGGCTCCCCGCATCACCAAATCCATGCATGTGGCTCTGGAGGACCTCAAGCTTGACCATCTCTGGGTCGTCTATCCCGGCAAAGAGAGTTATCCTGTGCATGAGCGAATAACGGTTGCGGCATTGGCCTCTGTTGAGCAGGAATTCAGGTCGGTTCTGCCGGGATCATGA
- a CDS encoding AbrB/MazE/SpoVT family DNA-binding domain-containing protein, whose protein sequence is MTTLIRVGNSQGVRIPKALIEQAHLSNKELVFQVVDDGLLIRPVKRPRQGWKEQFDSAPASREFDSADQEWLDAPLAADEDWEW, encoded by the coding sequence ATGACAACATTAATCAGAGTAGGAAACTCTCAGGGAGTGCGGATTCCCAAGGCTCTTATCGAACAGGCGCATTTAAGCAATAAGGAGCTGGTCTTTCAGGTAGTCGATGACGGTTTGTTAATTCGGCCGGTGAAGCGACCTCGCCAGGGATGGAAGGAACAATTTGACAGTGCTCCTGCATCACGGGAATTCGACAGTGCTGATCAGGAGTGGCTGGATGCCCCTTTGGCAGCTGACGAGGACTGGGAATGGTGA
- a CDS encoding ATP-binding protein, translating to MTTSAANLQLAFDWLKAVINNRLRLHLSQSETFEISPLNLSSEPSSLSAFLEHYDPDFSEFTLLLLALAPHLHPNFFGQIIAEHLPEGGDFPEFGGVKATNHRGILPTGETAQFILAGDNLEHRLAVQQLLGPDHWFAQHHILGLEAVPVGEPAMSGRLTLDAEMVELLTLGTVSRPRFSMDFPAEYIDTQMEWDDLVLNPKTLRQISEIETWISHNDTLMKEWGMGKKIKPGFRALFYGPPGTGKTLTATLLGKQTGKEVFRIDLSRVVSKYIGETEKNLSRLFDKAEHKNWILFFDEADALFGKRTDIRDAHDKYANQEVAYLLQRIESYNGLVILATNQRSNIDDAFIRRFQTIIHFPMPRPEERFLLWQKTFPAQIRLADDIDWQQIAARFELTGAGILNVTHYCALESLAGEYNLLDAKRLETAILREYVKEGKVV from the coding sequence ATGACGACCAGCGCAGCCAACCTCCAACTCGCCTTTGACTGGCTGAAAGCCGTTATCAACAATCGCCTGCGTCTGCACCTCAGCCAAAGCGAAACCTTTGAAATCAGTCCGCTGAATCTCTCCAGCGAACCTTCCAGCCTTTCCGCCTTTCTTGAACATTACGATCCCGATTTTTCTGAATTCACCCTGTTACTGCTGGCTCTGGCCCCGCACCTGCACCCGAATTTCTTTGGACAAATCATTGCTGAACATCTCCCGGAAGGCGGTGACTTTCCCGAATTCGGCGGAGTAAAGGCGACAAACCATCGCGGTATTCTACCCACGGGTGAGACAGCTCAGTTCATCCTTGCCGGTGATAACCTGGAGCATCGCCTTGCTGTCCAGCAGCTCCTCGGGCCTGATCATTGGTTTGCTCAACACCATATCCTCGGGCTTGAGGCAGTACCTGTGGGCGAGCCTGCAATGAGCGGTCGCCTGACTCTTGATGCGGAAATGGTGGAGCTGCTCACCTTGGGCACGGTCAGCAGGCCACGTTTCAGCATGGATTTTCCGGCGGAATACATTGACACCCAGATGGAATGGGACGATTTGGTGCTGAATCCAAAGACTCTGCGCCAAATCAGTGAGATAGAGACCTGGATCAGCCATAACGACACCCTGATGAAGGAATGGGGCATGGGAAAAAAGATCAAACCCGGTTTTCGCGCCCTGTTCTACGGCCCACCCGGCACCGGCAAAACCCTGACCGCCACTCTGCTGGGCAAGCAAACTGGCAAAGAGGTGTTCCGCATTGATCTGTCGCGGGTGGTGTCCAAGTACATCGGCGAAACCGAAAAAAACCTCTCCCGGCTTTTTGACAAGGCAGAGCATAAAAATTGGATTCTGTTTTTTGACGAGGCAGACGCTTTGTTCGGCAAACGGACTGACATCCGCGACGCCCATGATAAATACGCTAACCAGGAGGTTGCCTATCTGCTCCAGCGGATAGAAAGCTATAACGGGTTGGTCATCCTGGCCACCAACCAGCGGAGTAATATCGACGATGCCTTTATCCGCCGTTTTCAGACCATAATCCACTTCCCCATGCCCCGCCCGGAAGAACGTTTTCTCCTCTGGCAAAAGACCTTTCCCGCACAAATCAGACTGGCCGATGATATTGACTGGCAGCAGATCGCGGCCCGCTTTGAACTCACCGGAGCAGGCATTCTTAATGTGACCCATTATTGCGCCCTTGAATCCTTGGCAGGGGAATATAATTTGCTGGATGCAAAACGGTTGGAAACAGCAATTTTGCGCGAGTATGTAAAAGAAGGCAAGGTTGTCTGA
- a CDS encoding tail fiber domain-containing protein codes for MMNTIKGRVESIKTASTGTSTIVITGDISGQSKGSVVFYSPKDMTEQQLSELKRAQNGSLGVRLEFDEDRTINSMDIGCVKELTFSQKSSLFIDEATGNVGIGTDSINEDNRLHVDGNLYVDGELNVTGLAYSNGELLTSDRRMKNDTPLDDALGLLLKLRGVKYKWKQECQEEYSRDCDDKEHVGFIAQEIEDLATEEEIFLGWSSDKGKSYKVNSETFNSYIVHATPAAFQALTVESIRELDQKIDSLNQALTTVGTALANLQAEQLRQADRIKKLEEGR; via the coding sequence ATGATGAATACTATTAAAGGACGAGTTGAAAGCATAAAAACTGCTTCTACAGGCACATCAACAATTGTCATTACAGGAGATATCTCCGGGCAAAGCAAGGGTTCTGTTGTTTTTTACTCACCGAAAGATATGACGGAGCAACAGCTATCTGAACTCAAGAGAGCGCAGAATGGCAGCTTGGGAGTCAGGTTAGAATTTGATGAAGACAGGACAATCAACAGCATGGATATAGGCTGTGTTAAGGAACTTACCTTTTCACAAAAAAGTTCGTTATTTATTGATGAAGCAACTGGAAATGTCGGCATAGGGACTGATTCTATCAACGAAGATAACCGTCTTCATGTTGATGGAAATCTTTATGTGGACGGAGAGCTTAATGTGACAGGCTTGGCTTATAGCAATGGAGAGTTGCTGACTTCAGATAGGCGGATGAAGAATGACACTCCTCTGGATGACGCTCTGGGATTGCTTCTTAAATTGAGAGGCGTAAAATATAAGTGGAAGCAGGAATGTCAGGAGGAGTATTCAAGGGACTGTGATGACAAAGAGCATGTCGGATTCATTGCTCAGGAAATCGAAGACCTTGCAACAGAAGAGGAAATATTTTTAGGTTGGTCTTCCGATAAAGGCAAATCGTATAAAGTTAATTCAGAAACATTCAATTCATATATTGTCCACGCTACTCCGGCTGCATTTCAAGCCTTAACCGTCGAATCAATACGAGAACTTGATCAAAAGATTGACAGTTTGAACCAAGCACTGACAACAGTTGGCACTGCCTTGGCAAATCTGCAAGCGGAACAGCTACGCCAAGCTGATCGCATAAAAAAATTGGAAGAGGGGCGTTGA